The window GATCGCACCATGTTCAGTTTCAACGGCCTGGACTACGTCCCGCGCGCCGATCGTGGCCGCGTGCTCTCGGAGGTTCGCCGCGTGACCAAGGATGATGGGTACTTTCTCTTTTCGACGCACAATATCGACTGGGAAGGGCTCGATGATTCGCTCTGCCTGAAGCGGGAAGACTGGATTCGTCCGCGTTCGATCGCGCGTCACGTTCGGATGTGCGTTCGTAATCGAACGTTGAGCGTTCGCGCGAAGATGGAAGCCGCGCGGCGCCAAGGCTATGGCGTGGTCGCCGGCAGCGCCGTGCGGAGCTGCTACACGTCGTATGGCCGGCAAATCGCGGAACTGGGCGCCTGCGGTTTTGCCGCGATTACGGCCTTCGCCTTAGATGGCGCAGAGAGCGACGACCCAACCGTGCTCGCGAAGAGCCCGTTCATTCACTTCTTAACGCGAATCGAGAAGAACCAGGCCCGTTAGCGGCGCGAGCGTGGCCGGAACACCGTTCGTCCACGTGGCTCGGCCGCGAGCGTATTCGCTCGCGGCGTCGACCGAAAGCCTCTGGGAATACCGGCGCAGTACCGACGGCATGGGGATCGGTACGTTTCGATCGTTTACGACCGCCGCGCACCGGCCGATGTTTCGCGCGTCCTGATAGCAGCGAGCGAACTCGCGCACGTATGCCCCGCCATCGGCCAATTCGCCGATGCGCGCGTGCGCCGAGCGTATGGGCGATTCCGGAACGATATCGTACTCGGGATACACGGTGTGTCCGTCGGGCGCCCGGGCCACCGGCGCGGCGACCGACCAGCGCGAGTCGTAGCTGAGCCACCAGGAAGCGAGCGCGTAGAGGCGCTGCGCGGGCGCGAACGGACCCGTCATCATACAAACGACGTATCGCGCCAGGCGATCGTCCGCAAGCAGCGCGTTCTCCATTCGCGGCCAGTTGCCATAGCGCTGGTCCAAGATGCCGATGGCCGCGCTCGAAAAACACCCTTCAAAGTTGACGCCGAGGACGTTGCGCGAACGTGCGAGGGCGCCGCCATACGCAGGTCCCCAATCCTCGCCGTCGCCGTTGAGAATGACCGGACGAGCGGCCGACGCGATCAGCCCGCGTTCGGCGGCGAGCCACGCCTGGGGCCCGGCGAGTTCGCGCGAGGCTTCGCCGAAACCGTCGAACGCCCCGTTCATCTCAGAGCCGGTGTCGTCGGCGAAAAAACCGTCCAGCCTAGCCGCAGCGGCGAGACCCGCCGTATAACGCGCGTACGCGCGCTGCGTTACGGCAGAGGCCGGGTTCAGAACGTCCTGATACTCGTGCGTGTAGGCGTCGGCTCGATGAAGCCGCGCGCCGTCCGGTGCGTGAAGCCAAGCGTCCTCATTCGACGAAATCTCTTTGCCGATTGGTCCCGCGCAGGCACCCGCTGGCGCCACGAACGGCGGTTTGCAGTACGGCACGAGCGTCGGGTCGGTATAGGCCAGTGCGTATTCGCCGCCCGCCGCCTTAAACGCGCCGACCAGTTCGGGCGTTCCGCCGGCCGTTTCGACGAACGTTGCTTTGCGCGCCATGTACGAACCGGGAATGTCGACGTTGGTCGAAAACGCGCCATAATAGAGATACGTACGAACGTGTGCGGGGGCCGCACTGGCGAATTGCCCGCAGAGGAGTAACGCTGCAACGGCTGCGGCGGCGACGGCGGCGCTGCGCCGTCGTCGCATGGCCATTCCCCACGCCTTTCGCAGCGTGAGATATTCGCGCCGGCCGTCGATCAATATGCGGCCGTCGGGCAGGCGCGCGAACGTATGGATCCCGTGCGGGAGCCGGGCATCGCCCGAATCGATGCGCGCCGCGGGTTCTTCAACGAACGCCTCGGAATCGAGCCGAAGCACGCGGTTGATGACGACCGCGCCGCCGTAGCGAACGCTGCAGTCCTGAGCGGGCCGATAGAGAACGCCGTTTTCAACAAAGAGCGGGCCCGCCGGGCGCGCGTTTGCGAGATCGGTCTTCACCGGGTTGGCGGCGTGCGGCGTCCACGGTCCGAACGGCGAGGGCGCGCTATACAGGTAGAGCGCCGCATTGCTATCGCAACCGGCACGCGTACAGAAGAGCCACCACGTGCCGAGGTAGTTCACGATCGTGCTGTCGCACGCGCCGATACCGTCGAGCACGGTTTGGTGACGCTCCAAAACGAGCGTGCCGCGGTCGAAGGTAAAGGCGTCGACGCGCCGTTTATCCGATGTCTCCGGAAGACAGAACGCCGTGCCGTCGTATCTGAAGACGAACGGATAGGACCAGTGACCGGAATCGGCGGCGATGCGCGTTTGCGCGAGCGGTCTCCAACGCTCGTCGACGCCAATGGCCACCAAATTTCCCTGGCGCAGCCGGTGCGAAAACGTTTCGCAGAGAACTGCGGGTGACGCGCCGGGCAAAAAGAACGGATCGGCATAGAATGGCCTGCGCTCGCGCGGATGCATCCAGCGCACTCCGCTCACGATCACGCGCTCGCTCGTGATTCTGCCGGCGTCGATCGACACCGTGCCGATATCCCACGCGTCGTCAACGAGCGCAAAGCGCAGCGCCGCACGCGCGGCACGGTAGGCTTGCGCCGCACCGAACCGCAGGAGGTCCCATGCCCCCAGTCGCTGTGGATCCGGCATCGTCGCGGCGACGTCGCGACTGGCAACTGTTCCGGCGGCCGCGAGACGGACGCACAGGGCCGGCCAGGCGCTGAGGTGACGGAATACGTCTGTCAACGTCAGCGCGTACGAGTAGCGAATGCCGAAGCGTCCCGTTCGCAGCACGCGCGACGTATTCGCGATGCGCAGGCGAGCTTCGACGACGCGATCGCCGCTCGCCACGCTGCGCGCATACGGCAGTTCGCGGGTCGAACTGTGCATCTCCGGGATCCACGTTCCGTAGCGCCCGGTAAACGGTTGCGGCAATGCTTCGGCATCGTGGCGAAAATCGATGACGACGTCGACCGGCGGCCGCACGCCAAGGTCGTCGAGTTCGACCACGCCCTCGAGCGAGCGGTTCGCGAGTTGCCGCCGGGCGAGCAGACGCGCGATCGTTCCATAGGAATGCGCGGCGCGCGCGTCACCGAAGACGCGCAGATCGCATGACGGTTCGGCCCGCAGCGCCGCGATCGCATCCGCTTGCCACGCGGGTACGCCATCGAGAGAGACGATCGCAACGACCGCCAACCGTCGCAGGGTCTCGGGCGAACGGGTCATCAGGCGGCTGCGAGCGCTTGCGTGCGGCGCGCGTGTTCGCGCATCGGAACGATCTCGAGTGACTTTTGGTAGATGTCGAGAAAGCGCGCGATGCTCGCGAGTTTCTCCGATGACGGGCGCGACATTCCCGGAAAGAAGCGCAACGACGCAACGTCGTCGCCTCCAAGGAAGTCGAGCGGGTGCAAGAGCAGCGACGGGCGCACGCCGGCTGCTCGGCACAGGCTCATCGCAAGCGCAAAATAGCGGTCGGCGGCGACCGGCGAGAATGCGTCGATATAGTGCAGGTAACTGCAGTGAATGGGCAGCCTCACGATCGGCATCGTGGTCACCGGAATCTCGACGATCGAACCGGCGGGCGCGTATTTTACGTGCGCGCGGTTCGGGCGCAGTCCGTCGCTGAAGGTGCCGAACAGCGTCGCTCGCTCGAGGCGTTGCGCCGCGTCCAGCTGGGACTGCCGAAAGTAGTACCAGCGGGCGAGGGGTCCGATGAACGTGGCGAGATCGGAGGCGTCGTACCGGTAGCCGCTGCGGATCAAGGCGTTAAGCAGTTGCGGTGAACTCGCAAAACCGGGACCGCGAAATCCGACGGGCGCCTGGCCGGTCGATTGAGCGATCGCCTCATGCGCGCGCGCCAGTTCGTCGTATGCGTCGCGTTCGGAGGCCTGGGCGATCCACGGTTCGTGCGAGAACGAGTGATTGCCCAGCTCGTGTCCGGCACGCGCAATTTGCGCGAGCGCCTCGCGGTTGCGCGGCGCCGCGGCATCGCGACCGACGACGAAAAACGTGATCTTCAGATCGCGACGCGCGAGAAACTCGAGAACGCGCGGCACTACGACGTCCAGATACGAGGGGTAATCCGTCCACGCGGCGTCACCGTGAATCTTGAGATACGACCACTCGTTATCGAGGTCGAGCGAGAGGCTACCGAAGTGTGACATAGCGCGGGCCGTCTCCTTGGATCGCCGCAGTCCGTACGATCTCGGTCGCCTGCGCCGCCAGCCGCAGCGTCTCGTTAACGTTTAAGGTCGCGTGCGCGATCTGCGAAGAGTTCACGATAAAGAGTCCCGGAACCGACGTGCGGATCGGGAGCATGCGGCTCACCGCGCCGCACTCGGGGAAGGGCATAACGTACGGCGCGCGGGCGACCTCGAACGCGCGCACGCGGCGCTCGTCGAAACCCGGATAGACCAGGCGTAGCGAATCCACGGCCATGTCGTAGAGCGTGGCGCCGGTGTGATAGGTGTCCTCGCTCGAATCGACGTAACGGGGGAGATAGACGAGTCCTCGCCCGCTCAAGTGACGCGGGTCGACCAGCGCGCTCATGTCGATGATACCGGTGAAGGGGATGCGCGCATCGGCAAGATTGGTCACGTAATAAGGCCCGAGCGGACGATCCAGCACGAGCGAGCAGCATACGACGCCCAACCCGGGCGCGTTTGCTAGCCGATCGCGCTCGATGCGGGAGAGCGACGGGCACATCCACGCGGCGGTCTGCGGCGGTGAAGTCACGACCACGCGATCGAACGACTGCATTTCGCTATTCGCACGAATGTCGAAGGTCCCGTCGGCGTTGTGCGCGATCGACTCGACGCAGACGCCGGTCCGCAGGGAAACTCCGCACCGCGCGAGATCGCGGGTCAACGCGCGTACGATCGTGGCGTAGCCGCCGTCGACGTAGCCGAAACGCGCCGGCCCTGCATGCTTGGTACCTTGAAGCCGCGCGATCGTGGCCTGCAGAAAAGCCGCGGAGGCTCGCGCGTAGCCGTCCCCCAGCTTGGCCCGAAGCAGCGGAGCCCAAATGCGTTCGTAGACGCGCCGGCCTGCGAGCCGCACCATCCACGCTTCGACGGAGATATCGTCGAGCGCCGGATCCTCGCGCTTCGCCCCGCGCACGCTCCGTAGGAGCGCGAGCTTGTCAAGCCAATTGAGCGCATCGAACGCCAGGTAATCGCGCGCACTCGAAAACGGCTGCAGGCGACCGCCAATAAAAAAGGCGCTCTTGATGCGTTTCCACTCGAGCGCCGAATCGAGGTCCAGCTCGCGCAGCAGGGCGATGACGTGTTCGTCGCTCTCGAGGATGACGTGATAGAAGCGGTCCCACTCAAGATCGCCGATGCGCCAGGGTGCGGCGAGTCCGCCGATCCCGTCGGCGCGTTCGAATATCGTGACCTCGTGCGTTGCGGCCAGGCGTCGCGCCATCGCCACGCCCAACATGCCGCCGCCGACGATTGCTAGACGCGCGGGCATCGCTACGCCCCTCGCTCCGCAACGACGCCGTCGCGAACGGTATAGTCGCGCGCGCAGTCCCGGCATGAGACGTCCTCGGTCGCCTGCGGGGAGCGGTCCGCGAATCGCAGCAGCAGCGTGCCGCAGCGACAGACGCAGCCCATCGATCGCGCCGGGTTGCCGATCGCTAGATGAAAGTCCGGTACGCTTTTGGTAACCACGGAGCCCATGCCGATCATGGCGAAGCGGCCGATGCTCAAATCGTTGCCGATCGTGCAGTTCGCGCCGATCGTCGCGCCCTCGCGCACCAGCGTCGGAAGTGTGTGTTCGTCGGGCTCGCTCGAACGCAGTTCGCGCAGATCGGGGCTGGTCGCGCGTGGGAACCGATCGTTGGTGAAGACGGTCCCCGCACTAATCATCACCCCGTCCTCGATCGTGACGGCGGCACAGATGTAGACCATCGCGTTGAGCTTGCAGCGATCGCCGATCGACACGTCGTAGGCGATGTAGGATTTTTCGCCGACGATGCACTGCTCGCCGATGGCGGCGCCGGCACGAACGTGAACGCCGTCCCAAAGGCTCGTTCCGCGACCGACGCGCGCGCCGGGCTCGACGATCGCCGCTGGATGGATGCGAACCTCGGGGAGTTCGGCGATCGTCATGCGACCTCGACCATCGTGCCGGCCCCTACTTCGATCCACATATTGAAGCGAAGCGATGCGTATGCGGCGTCGACGGCTTCGACGGAAGCGAGGGCATCGG is drawn from Candidatus Baltobacteraceae bacterium and contains these coding sequences:
- a CDS encoding class I SAM-dependent methyltransferase; protein product: MNQRTSKARAAYYAGLAELYVPERRFLETLVSPSDSFLDIGVGAGRTTLHVEPRVARYVGVDYSPEMIAALRRRFPALPAERFALADARDLPFEDASFDRTMFSFNGLDYVPRADRGRVLSEVRRVTKDDGYFLFSTHNIDWEGLDDSLCLKREDWIRPRSIARHVRMCVRNRTLSVRAKMEAARRQGYGVVAGSAVRSCYTSYGRQIAELGACGFAAITAFALDGAESDDPTVLAKSPFIHFLTRIEKNQAR
- a CDS encoding acyltransferase, with amino-acid sequence MTIAELPEVRIHPAAIVEPGARVGRGTSLWDGVHVRAGAAIGEQCIVGEKSYIAYDVSIGDRCKLNAMVYICAAVTIEDGVMISAGTVFTNDRFPRATSPDLRELRSSEPDEHTLPTLVREGATIGANCTIGNDLSIGRFAMIGMGSVVTKSVPDFHLAIGNPARSMGCVCRCGTLLLRFADRSPQATEDVSCRDCARDYTVRDGVVAERGA
- a CDS encoding polysaccharide deacetylase family protein, which codes for MSHFGSLSLDLDNEWSYLKIHGDAAWTDYPSYLDVVVPRVLEFLARRDLKITFFVVGRDAAAPRNREALAQIARAGHELGNHSFSHEPWIAQASERDAYDELARAHEAIAQSTGQAPVGFRGPGFASSPQLLNALIRSGYRYDASDLATFIGPLARWYYFRQSQLDAAQRLERATLFGTFSDGLRPNRAHVKYAPAGSIVEIPVTTMPIVRLPIHCSYLHYIDAFSPVAADRYFALAMSLCRAAGVRPSLLLHPLDFLGGDDVASLRFFPGMSRPSSEKLASIARFLDIYQKSLEIVPMREHARRTQALAAA
- a CDS encoding FAD-dependent oxidoreductase — its product is MPARLAIVGGGMLGVAMARRLAATHEVTIFERADGIGGLAAPWRIGDLEWDRFYHVILESDEHVIALLRELDLDSALEWKRIKSAFFIGGRLQPFSSARDYLAFDALNWLDKLALLRSVRGAKREDPALDDISVEAWMVRLAGRRVYERIWAPLLRAKLGDGYARASAAFLQATIARLQGTKHAGPARFGYVDGGYATIVRALTRDLARCGVSLRTGVCVESIAHNADGTFDIRANSEMQSFDRVVVTSPPQTAAWMCPSLSRIERDRLANAPGLGVVCCSLVLDRPLGPYYVTNLADARIPFTGIIDMSALVDPRHLSGRGLVYLPRYVDSSEDTYHTGATLYDMAVDSLRLVYPGFDERRVRAFEVARAPYVMPFPECGAVSRMLPIRTSVPGLFIVNSSQIAHATLNVNETLRLAAQATEIVRTAAIQGDGPRYVTLR